A single region of the Streptococcus sanguinis genome encodes:
- a CDS encoding ABC transporter ATP-binding protein yields MIEFKDVTKVYEGTVALNQLNLTLQSGEIVGLIGHNGAGKSTTIKSLVSVINPSSGQIFVDGKELSANRLEIKKKIGYVADSPDLFLRLTANEFWELVATSYDMTNAEVEERLGNLLHLFDFGSHRYEVIDSFSHGMRQKVFVIAALLSDPDIWVLDEPLTGLDPQAAFDLKQMMRQHADKGNTVLFSTHVLEVAEQLCDKVAVLKKGKLIFYGTIEELKGQHPEQSLETIYLGLAGRREEVSPDAH; encoded by the coding sequence ATGATTGAATTTAAAGATGTCACTAAAGTTTATGAAGGAACGGTAGCTCTCAATCAGCTGAATCTGACCTTGCAGAGCGGAGAAATCGTCGGTCTGATTGGTCACAATGGCGCCGGCAAATCTACTACCATTAAGTCATTGGTCAGCGTTATCAATCCTAGCAGTGGACAGATTTTTGTGGATGGGAAAGAATTGTCCGCTAATCGCTTGGAAATCAAGAAAAAAATCGGCTATGTAGCTGATTCACCTGATCTATTTTTGCGCCTAACTGCCAATGAGTTTTGGGAGCTGGTAGCGACTTCTTACGATATGACAAATGCTGAAGTAGAAGAGCGATTGGGAAATCTGCTCCATCTTTTCGACTTTGGCTCTCATCGCTATGAGGTTATTGATTCATTCTCTCATGGGATGAGGCAAAAAGTCTTCGTCATAGCGGCACTTTTGTCTGATCCGGATATTTGGGTGCTGGATGAGCCGCTTACTGGTCTTGATCCGCAGGCAGCTTTTGACCTCAAGCAGATGATGCGCCAGCATGCAGATAAAGGAAATACAGTTCTCTTTTCAACCCATGTCTTGGAAGTGGCAGAGCAGCTCTGTGATAAGGTGGCCGTTCTCAAAAAAGGGAAATTGATTTTCTACGGAACGATTGAAGAACTAAAAGGCCAACATCCAGAACAGTCTCTTGAAACCATTTATCTTGGTCTAGCTGGCCGTAGAGAAGAGGTGAGTCCTGATGCGCATTAA
- a CDS encoding CocE/NonD family hydrolase, which produces MRKKRLVTLLLPSLLLAPLVLAQAVQADEATQASSERTDNLKTETVAKASETGSKDQESTTVETSNQTSSEDSVQEKQDKPPLAAEGTVPSLSPAQEQELLALAKDVSSAPSAASTAVKGQDLSAYTGGLSNPSLSDKEITLQEAVDELLKWAAVSDSQLGSSAEDRANLAKSLGMIEKEADLTASVQGANLQSMYSVAKRLHDAYRSEKKEPLFLNGRSQPIFPYSSGEDRYEEYTYEGSEIVRFPVYVETDYDTDGDGKRDLVKAIVQLPKAAAKGDYKAATILEARPYVAGTLDEDHVTLESLNLPTNGSYDMKSLRNQPAKRQPVSSMSSIDAAKRAMSSDWYYYSPYEGIYDYENLNWYDYFLVRGYAFVSSAGLGTKGSEGFNTTGSDLEIEAFKNIVEWINGKRTAYTDRTNNIEIKADWANGKVGMTGLSWAGTTTFGVATTGVEGLKTIVPAAGIASWYDYFNSQGSAYTNPPYSDLSWLSLYVATRLLDQKDWSAISNKYADYINQLNKDQNAHGRNYSPVWQERDYTLHPEKIKTSALLVHGLNDDNVKTKHFELMYDALKKAGQDVKLYLHQGNHINPAAVSRGFGITANKQDFYDLLNTWFSHYLYDVENDVSKLPAVLAQNNYDPNKWTSYDDWKSSNRLILTAQSKRLEETISSDYAGAGIDTSKRDEAVSKASSKANLTFMTDVKEDMTIKGHIPVHFKAALAKWGGSNLQVNALLVDVSDQEFDVVGNGAASDESQKDGFWMGSNLNNMDIKNFATIKTKYKVIAKGWVNLANPESGYTPSSSQNSIDPQIGQFQDYTVYLQPNLYTVKKGHKLALVFNTYDPSDLTIDRQYEVTFKTDSISALIPTLEASRLQKANYIPNALDTAYAALPEIIGAKLVAPAILEVPEYIFDSEEGKEVPSVQLAVHYAEHYDQAVGKVQKISKQQAPAALPKTGSNSDKGILHLGLALLVSTLGLSSLAKKYKQP; this is translated from the coding sequence ATGAGAAAGAAAAGACTAGTTACATTACTCCTGCCAAGTTTGTTACTTGCACCTTTGGTATTGGCACAAGCTGTTCAGGCGGATGAGGCGACTCAAGCTAGCAGCGAGCGCACGGACAATCTCAAGACAGAAACAGTTGCAAAGGCTTCTGAAACTGGCTCCAAGGACCAAGAGTCAACGACAGTAGAAACTTCAAATCAGACTTCTTCAGAAGATTCGGTGCAGGAAAAGCAAGACAAGCCACCGCTTGCAGCTGAGGGAACGGTACCTAGTCTTAGCCCAGCGCAGGAGCAGGAGCTTCTTGCTTTGGCTAAAGATGTCAGCTCAGCACCTTCCGCTGCCTCAACTGCTGTGAAAGGTCAAGATTTATCTGCCTATACCGGCGGTCTTTCAAATCCTTCACTCTCAGATAAGGAAATAACCCTGCAGGAGGCTGTAGATGAATTGCTCAAGTGGGCAGCAGTCAGTGATTCTCAGTTGGGGAGCAGTGCCGAGGATAGAGCAAATCTAGCAAAGAGCCTGGGGATGATTGAAAAAGAGGCTGATTTGACAGCCAGTGTTCAGGGTGCTAATCTGCAATCTATGTATTCGGTTGCCAAGCGACTGCATGATGCTTATCGCTCCGAAAAGAAAGAGCCCCTCTTTTTGAATGGTCGTTCACAGCCAATTTTTCCATATAGTAGTGGTGAAGACAGATATGAGGAGTATACTTATGAAGGCAGTGAGATTGTTCGTTTCCCAGTCTATGTAGAGACTGACTACGATACGGATGGTGACGGTAAGCGAGATTTAGTCAAGGCTATTGTGCAGCTTCCTAAGGCAGCTGCTAAGGGTGATTATAAGGCTGCGACAATCTTGGAAGCTCGTCCCTATGTCGCTGGAACCTTGGATGAAGACCATGTGACGCTGGAAAGTCTCAATCTGCCGACAAACGGTTCTTATGACATGAAGAGCCTCCGCAATCAGCCAGCTAAGCGTCAGCCAGTTTCTAGCATGAGCAGTATTGATGCAGCAAAAAGAGCAATGTCATCGGATTGGTATTACTACAGTCCATATGAGGGGATTTATGACTATGAAAACTTGAACTGGTATGATTATTTCCTCGTCCGGGGCTATGCCTTTGTTTCTAGCGCTGGTCTAGGAACCAAAGGTTCTGAAGGTTTTAATACAACTGGCTCTGATTTAGAAATTGAAGCATTTAAAAATATTGTCGAATGGATCAATGGTAAACGAACGGCCTACACAGACAGAACTAACAATATCGAAATCAAGGCCGACTGGGCTAATGGCAAGGTCGGCATGACTGGTCTGTCTTGGGCTGGTACGACAACTTTCGGTGTGGCAACGACTGGCGTTGAAGGCTTGAAAACCATTGTTCCAGCAGCTGGAATTGCCAGCTGGTATGATTATTTCAATAGTCAAGGGTCGGCTTACACCAATCCGCCCTACAGTGATTTATCTTGGCTGTCGCTCTATGTCGCTACACGGTTGCTGGATCAAAAAGACTGGTCTGCTATTAGTAACAAGTATGCTGACTACATTAATCAGTTAAATAAGGACCAGAATGCGCACGGCCGTAACTATAGTCCGGTATGGCAGGAGCGGGATTACACGCTACATCCAGAAAAGATAAAGACCAGTGCCCTGCTAGTTCATGGTTTGAATGATGACAATGTCAAAACCAAACACTTTGAGCTCATGTATGATGCGCTAAAAAAAGCCGGTCAAGATGTGAAACTTTATCTTCACCAAGGAAATCATATCAATCCAGCTGCCGTATCTAGAGGCTTTGGTATTACAGCTAACAAGCAAGATTTTTATGACTTACTCAATACCTGGTTCTCTCATTACCTCTATGATGTAGAAAATGATGTCAGCAAACTTCCAGCTGTTTTAGCGCAAAATAACTATGATCCAAATAAATGGACCAGTTATGATGATTGGAAAAGCAGTAATCGCTTGATTCTGACAGCTCAGTCCAAGCGCTTAGAAGAAACGATTTCCAGTGACTACGCGGGAGCGGGAATTGATACCAGCAAGCGTGATGAAGCGGTTAGCAAAGCTTCTTCTAAAGCTAATTTGACCTTTATGACAGATGTCAAAGAGGATATGACCATTAAAGGACATATCCCAGTCCATTTCAAGGCAGCTCTGGCAAAGTGGGGCGGCAGTAATCTGCAGGTCAATGCCCTCCTAGTAGATGTATCAGACCAAGAGTTTGATGTGGTTGGAAACGGCGCAGCCAGTGATGAAAGTCAGAAAGACGGCTTTTGGATGGGCAGCAATCTCAACAATATGGATATCAAAAATTTTGCGACTATCAAAACCAAATACAAAGTCATTGCAAAAGGATGGGTCAATCTGGCTAATCCAGAATCGGGCTATACACCGTCTAGCTCGCAAAATAGTATTGATCCTCAAATTGGTCAATTCCAAGACTATACAGTCTATTTGCAGCCTAATCTCTATACGGTGAAAAAAGGTCATAAGCTGGCTCTTGTTTTCAACACGTACGACCCAAGCGACCTCACGATTGATCGTCAATATGAAGTAACTTTCAAGACGGACTCCATCAGTGCGCTAATACCTACTTTGGAAGCTAGTCGTTTGCAAAAGGCGAACTATATACCGAATGCTCTTGATACAGCTTATGCAGCTCTACCAGAGATTATTGGTGCCAAATTAGTTGCACCAGCAATTTTAGAAGTTCCTGAGTATATCTTTGACAGCGAAGAAGGAAAAGAAGTTCCGTCAGTTCAGTTGGCGGTTCACTATGCAGAACATTATGATCAGGCAGTAGGAAAAGTTCAGAAGATCAGCAAGCAGCAAGCTCCAGCTGCCTTACCTAAAACAGGAAGCAATTCAGATAAGGGAATCCTGCATCTTGGCCTGGCTCTGCTGGTCAGCACACTAGGCTTATCTAGTTTAGCAAAGAAATACAAACAACCGTAG